From one Rhizobium rosettiformans genomic stretch:
- a CDS encoding DMT family transporter, translated as MLGAVLIALAGGAAVGMSRSINGRLTMDRGAFTASAWNHWIGFLLLTVYVLLFHRIGLPLLADVPVFYLTGGVIGACFVVISSYVFPRIGAARSGLLIIGGQMITGLLIDLARGTAEFHIGQPAGVALILLGIYLTRYTR; from the coding sequence ATGCTGGGCGCTGTTCTCATCGCACTCGCAGGCGGTGCTGCCGTCGGCATGAGCCGGTCGATCAACGGCCGGCTCACCATGGACCGTGGAGCGTTTACGGCGTCGGCCTGGAACCACTGGATCGGCTTCCTGCTGTTGACCGTCTATGTGCTTCTCTTCCACCGCATCGGGCTGCCGCTGCTCGCCGATGTCCCGGTCTTCTATCTCACGGGCGGCGTGATCGGTGCCTGCTTCGTGGTCATCAGCTCCTATGTCTTTCCGCGCATCGGGGCCGCCCGCTCGGGCCTCTTGATCATCGGCGGGCAGATGATCACAGGCCTTCTCATCGATCTCGCACGCGGTACCGCCGAGTTCCACATCGGCCAGCCGGCCGGTGTGGCATTGATCCTCCTGGGCATCTATCTCACCCGCTACACGCGCTAG
- a CDS encoding DMT family transporter has translation MLKHIDWIWAVLAGALLAVMVTINSGLAALTTPFTASWVVHGVGGVVAFLLLVANGAVARRAGRIPANGKAPLWSYLGGAPGAFAVALSSIAVNSELALAGGLSLLLVGQILFGLLSDQFGLFGTPKRRLNRFDFLATACVIGGSALLIFSKGA, from the coding sequence ATGCTGAAACATATCGACTGGATCTGGGCGGTCCTTGCCGGGGCCCTGCTCGCCGTCATGGTGACCATCAACAGCGGCCTTGCGGCTTTGACGACGCCGTTTACCGCATCCTGGGTGGTCCACGGCGTTGGTGGCGTCGTCGCCTTTCTCCTGCTGGTCGCCAACGGTGCCGTCGCGCGCCGGGCGGGGCGCATTCCGGCCAATGGCAAGGCGCCCCTCTGGTCCTATCTTGGCGGTGCGCCGGGTGCCTTTGCGGTGGCCTTGAGTTCGATCGCGGTCAATTCGGAGCTGGCACTGGCCGGCGGCCTATCCTTGTTGCTCGTCGGTCAGATCCTGTTCGGGCTCCTTTCCGATCAGTTCGGGCTGTTCGGCACGCCGAAGCGCAGGCTCAACCGGTTCGATTTCCTGGCCACGGCATGCGTTATCGGCGGCAGCGCACTGCTCATCTTCTCGAAGGGGGCGTGA